A DNA window from Impatiens glandulifera chromosome 7, dImpGla2.1, whole genome shotgun sequence contains the following coding sequences:
- the LOC124910509 gene encoding pollen-specific protein C13-like gives MARTMLMIALCLLPAIVTATRPMVEPLSLEGRVYCDTCRAGFETSATTYISGAKVRIECRDKISQKVVYSVETTTDETGTYRVNIKEDHEDGVCDALLVSSSHRGCTTADPGRDRARVILTRYNGIASSKRYANNMGFMMNEPMSGCTQLLQQYQEIDD, from the exons ATGGCGAGAACTATGTTGATGATTGCTCTCTGTTTGCTCCCGGCGATTGTAACCGCCACCAGGCCTATGGTGGAACCGCTCTCTTTGGAAGGCCGAGTGTATTGTGATACTTGCCGTGCCGGATTCGAGACTTCCGCTACTACTTACATTTCCG GTGCTAAAGTTAGAATTGAATGCAGAGACAAGATAAGTCAGAAGGTTGTTTACAGTGTAGAGACAACAACTGACGAAACAGGAACATACAGAGTGAACATAAAAGAAGATCACGAGGATGGTGTTTGTGATGCTTTATTGGTAAGCAGTTCCCACAGAGGGTGTACTACAGCTGACCCAGGGCGTGATCGAGCACGAGTGATCCTTACCCGATACAATGGGATTGCCTCAAGCAAGAGGTATGCCAACAATATGGGATTCATGATGAATGAGCCTATGTCGGGATGCACCCAACTTCTCCAGCAATACCAGGAAATCGATGATTAA
- the LOC124945295 gene encoding sulfate transporter 1.3-like — protein MASYKNFDEAEIGSLSRVDNENYYIHKVGAPHKHGLLKELKSSLKETFFSDDPLRPFKDKSLSRKIVLGFQAVFPILEWGRHYNLSKFKGDLIAGLTIASLCIPQDIGYAKLANLDPQYGLYSSFVPPLVYAFMGSSRDIAIGPVAVVSLLLGTLLDNEIDHKKNPEDYRRLAFTATFFAGITQATLGVLRLGFLIDFLSHAAIVGFMGGAAITIALQQLKGLLGISTNHFTKKTDIVSVLRSVFISAHHGWNWQTIVIGVSFLAFLLFAKFIGKRNKKLFWVPAIAPLISVILATFFVYITHADKQGVQIVRKIERGINPSSVNEIYFSGKFLMKGFRIGVVAGLIALTEAVAIGRTFASMKDYQLDGNKEMVALGTMNVVGSMTSCYVATGSFSRSAVNYMAGCQTAVSNIVMSCVVLLTLMFITPLFKYTPNAILASIIISAVVSLVDVDAAIMIWKIDKFDFVACMGAFFGVVFDSVETGLLIAVAISFAKIILQVTRPRTALLGQIPKTNVYRNIQQYPEARKINGLLIVRVDSAIYFSNSNYVKERILRWLGDEEEKLKQVGHPRIRFLIVDMSPVIDIDTSGIHSLEELHRSIAKREIQLVLANPGQVIIEKLYAARFAQLIGEDNIFLTTGDAVVSCSSKLVEQV, from the exons ATGGCCTCCTATAAGAATTTTGATGAGGCAGAAATCGGATCGTTGTCGCGAGTTGATAATGAAAACTACTACATTCACAAGGTTGGAGCACCACACAAACACGGCCTCTTAAAGGAATTGAAGAGTTCCTTGAAAGAAACATTCTTCTCCGATGATCCTCTCCGCCCGTTTAAGGACAAGTCCTTGTCTAGAAAGATCGTCCTAGGTTTCCAAGCCGTCTTCCCCATTCTTGAATGGGGACGACACTATAACTTGTCCAAGTTTAAAGGAGATCTCATTGCCGGCCTAACCATTGCCAGCCTTTGCATTCCTCAG GATATTGGGTACGCTAAGCTTGCGAATTTGGATCCACAATATGGATTGT ACTCGAGCTTTGTTCCTCCACTTGTTTACGCCTTCATGGGTAGTTCTAGAGACATAGCCATAGGACCGGTGGCGGTCGTGTCTTTACTTCTCGGAACACTTCTTGATAACGAGATTGATCACAAGAAAAATCCAGAAGACTATCGAAGGCTTGCATTTACTGCAACATTCTTTGCCGGAATTACTCAAGCCACACTTGGTGTCCTAAG attgggATTTTTGATTGATTTTCTATCCCACGCTGCGATTGTCGGTTTTATGGGCGGAGCTGCCATCACCATCGCCTTGCAACAACTCAAAGGTCTCCTTGGAATCAGCACCAATCACTTCACTAAGAAAACCGATATTGTCTCGGTTTTGCGCTCCGTTTTCATTTCAGCCCACCACGGA TGGAATTGGCAGACAATAGTGATTGGAGTAAGCTTCTTGGCGTTTCTTCTATTTGCCAAGTTCATT GGAAAGAGGAATAAGAAGTTGTTTTGGGTACCCGCGATCGCTCCTCTTATATCCGTCATTCTCGCAACGTTTTTCGTTTACATTACTCATGCTGACAAGCAGGGAGTTCAAATC GTGAGGAAGATTGAGCGAGGAATAAATCCATCTTCGGTGAATGAAATATACTTCTCGGGTAAATTTCTCATGAAAGGCTTTAGAATTGGTGTGGTGGCCGGACTAATAGCGCTAACG GAAGCCGTCGCGATTGGAAGAACATTTGCTTCCATGAAGGATTATCAACTAGACGGGAACAAAGAAATGGTAGCTCTAGGAACAATGAATGTCGTCGGTTCAATGACATCTTGTTACGTTGCTACCG GCTCGTTCTCCCGGTCGGCTGTGAACTACATGGCAGGTTGTCAAACCGCGGTTTCTAACATTGTTATGTCATGTGTCGTGTTGTTAACTTTGATGTTCATCACGCCTCTTTTTAAGTACACCCCAAATGCCATTCTTGCTTCCATAATCATATCCGCGGTTGTTAGCCTTGTCGACGTGGATGCAGCCATTATGATATGGAAAATTGATAAGTTCGATTTCGTCGCTTGCATGGGAGCGTTCTTTGGTGTGGTCTTCGACTCCGTTGAGACAGGTCTATTGATCGCG GTGGCGATATCTTTCGCTAAAATCATTCTTCAAGTAACGAGGCCACGAACAGCTTTACTTGGACAAATCCCCAAAACGAATGTTTATCGCAACATTCAGCAATACCCGGAGGCGAGGAAGATAAATGGGCTTTTGATTGTAAGAGTTGATTCAGCAATTTACTTCTCCAACTCCAACTATGTCAAGGAAAG AATATTGAGGTGGTTAGGGGATGAGGAAGAGAAGTTGAAACAAGTCGGGCATCCAAGAATACGGTTTTTGATTGTTGACATGTCAC CCGTTATTGATATTGATACGAGTGGCATTCATTCACTCGAAGAGTTACATCGAAGCATCGCGAAAAGAGAAATTCAA CTTGTTCTAGCGAACCCGGGGCAAGTgataattgaaaaattatatgcGGCTCGATTTGCTCAACTAATTGGTGAGGACAATATCTTCCTTACAACAGGAGACGCGGTCGTCTCATGCTCATCAAAGTTGGTCGAGCAAGTTTGA
- the LOC124945140 gene encoding low affinity sulfate transporter 3-like, with translation MGSIPLETFDHLHQQQQEEDGNEMNKRMQRTNWVLSSPDPPGPLKELVGAAKAAFLPRRRKPGKKTPSKGDALFSILKGIFPILSWGRNYKASKFKSDLMAGLTLASLCIPQSIGYANLAKLEPQYGLYTSVIPPLIYAFMGSSRELAIGPVAVVSLLLSSMIQKLEDPTVHPSSYTKLVLTATFFAGAFQAIFGLFRLGFLVDFLSHAAIVGFMGGAALVIGLQQLKNLLGISHFTTNTDVVSVLSAVFEALHHPFSPLNFVIGCSFLIFILITRFIGRRNKKLFWVPAMAPLVSVILSTLIVYVTKADKHGVIIVKHFKGGLNPSSVHQLQLSSPHTAQIAKIGLICAIVALTEAIAVGRSFASIKGYHMDGNKEMVAMGCMNLVGSLTSCYVATGSFSRTAVNFSAGCETVVSNIVMAATVFLSLELFTRLLYYTPMTILASIILSALPGLIDIREAYNIWKVDKLDFVVCLGAFIGVLFGSVEIGLLLAVGISFGKIILGVIRPGTEVLGRIPETDSFCDTKQYPMAIKTPGLLIVRPTSALLCFANSTFIRERIMRWLEEEEVDDDKNISIEDSGKSRTIHALIIDMSNLMSVDTSGIIVLEEIHRKLLSLDIKLVIANPRQEVIHRLKLAKFVDKIGDTSVFLTVNEAVGACFEHKMIV, from the exons ATGGGTTCAATTCCTCTTGAGACCTTTGATCAtcttcatcaacaacaacaagaagaagatGGAAATGAAATGAACAAAAGGATGCAAAGAACCAATTGGGTCCTAAGCTCTCCAGATCCTCCTGGTCCATTAAAAGAGCTTGTCGGTGCAGCCAAAGCAGCCTTCTTACCTCGCCGGAGGAAACCAGGGAAGAAAACTCCATCCAAAGGGGATGCTCTGTTTTCAATCTTAAAGGGTATTTTCCCAATTCTCAGTTGGGGAAGGAATTACAAAGCTTCCAAATTCAAGAGTGACTTAATGGCTGGTCTTACTCTTGCTAGCCTATGTATTCCTCAG AGTATTGGTTATGCTAATTTGGCTAAACTCGAGCCTCAATATGGTTTAT ATACAAGTGTAATCCCACCATTAATCTATGCTTTCATGGGAAGTTCAAGGGAGTTAGCCATTGGACCTGTTGCTGTTGTATCTTTGCTTCTTTCTTCAATGATACAGAAACTTGAAGATCCAACAGTTCATCCATCTTCATACACAAAACTTGTCCTTACTGCCACCTTCTTTGCCGGTGCCTTTCAAGCCATTTTCGGTCTCTTCAG GTTGGGATTTCTAGTGGATTTTCTATCTCATGCAGCCATTGTTGGTTTCATGGGAGGAGCAGCATTAGTAATCGGTCTTCAACAGTTAAAGAATCTTCTTGGAATCAGCCATTTCACCACTAATACCGACGTTGTTTCTGTTCTTTCCGCTGTCTTCGAAGCACTCCACCATCCT ttcTCTCCCTTGAACTTTGTTATTGGTTGCTCATTCCTCATCTTCATACTCATCACAAGATTCATT GGAAGAAGAAACAAGAAACTGTTCTGGGTTCCAGCAATGGCACCTTTAGTTTCAGTGATTCTGTCAACTTTGATAGTTTATGTGACAAAAGCAGATAAACATGGAGTCATAATTGTAAAGCATTTCAAAGGGGGATTAAATCCAAGCTCTGTTCATCAATTACAATTAAGTAGCCCCCACACTGCACAGATTGCAAAAATTGGACTTATCTGTGCCATTGTTGCTCTCACT GAAGCAATCGCAGTCGGGCGATCCTTCGCTTCCATCAAAGGTTACCACATGGATGGAAACAAAGAAATGGTTGCCATGGGATGTATGAACTTAGTTGGCTCCTTAACTTCCTGCTATGTCGCCACTG GTTCGTTTTCGAGGACTGCTGTCAATTTTAGTGCGGGTTGCGAGACTGTTGTGTCGAACATAGTGATGGCGGCTACTGTTTTCTTGTCGCTTGAGTTGTTCACGAGGTTGTTGTATTATACACCGATGACGATTCTTGCATCGATCATCTTGTCTGCTTTGCCGGGACTTATTGATATTCGAGAGGCTTATAATATTTGGAAGGTCGATAAACTCGACTTTGTTGTGTGCTTGGGAGCTTTCATTGGTGTTTTGTTTGGGTCAGTCGAGATTGGCCTTCTCCTTGCG GTGGGAATATCATTTGGGAAAATAATATTAGGAGTAATAAGACCAGGAACAGAAGTATTAGGGAGAATACCTGAAACAGACAGTTTTTGTGACACAAAACAATATCCAATGGCCATTAAAACTCCTGGTTTACTCATTGTTCGTCCTACCTCGGCTTTGCTCTGTTTCGCAAACTCCACCTTCATCCGAGAAag GATCATGAGATGGTTGGAGGAGGAAGAAGTTGACGATGATAAGAACATAAGTATCGAAGATAGTGGCAAATCTAGGACCATTCATGCACTCATCATAGACATGTCTA ATTTGATGAGTGTAGACACCTCAGGAATCATAGTCCTAGAGGAAATACATAGGAAATTGCTTTCTCTAGACATCAAG CTTGTCATTGCTAACCCGAGGCAGGAAGTAATCCACAGGCTAAAACTAGCTAAATTTGTGGACAAGATCGGTGATACTTCGGTTTTCTTGACAGTAAATGAGGCTGTAGGAGCGTGTTTTGAACACAAAATGATTGTTTGA
- the LOC124944381 gene encoding heavy metal-associated isoprenylated plant protein 24-like: MGISGMLKYLSKLLRSVKKRKKFKHTRTSVSLKIRMDCNGCVRKVKKALSRVKGVKSVEVNLKEQKATVIGYVDPKKVMAAAKKTGKKVEAWPYVPYNLVAHPYMTQVYDKKAPPGFVRATNDISIARLNSNEEQYINMFSDENPNASCSIM; encoded by the exons ATGGGAATATCAGGCATGTTAAAGTACTTGTCTAAACTATTAAGGAGTGTCAAAAAACGCAAGAAGTTCAAACATACGCGAAcatccgtctcgctgaaaatCAGGATGGATTGTAACGGTTGTGTCCGCAAGGTGAAGAAAGCCCTTTCTCGCGTCAAAG GGGTAAAATCGGTAGAGGTGAACTTGAAAGAACAGAAGGCGACGGTTATAGGTTATGTGGATCCAAAGAAGGTAATGGCGGCAGCTAAAAAGACGGGGAAGAAGGTGGAGGCGTGGCCTTATGTGCCTTATAATTTGGTAGCACATCCTTATATGACTCAAGTTTATGACAAGAAAGCACCACCTGGCTTTGTTAGGGCTACTAACGACATTTCCATAGCTAGGTTGAATAGTAATGAAGAACAATATATAAACATGTTCAGTGATGAAAACCCTAATGCTTCTTGTTCCATCATGTAG